The window GGGGGCAATACTGTTTCTGCATGCGAGCAGGCTCTCTCTTTACTGCTGGCTACCGCAAGAAATACCCCCCAGGCGCATGCTTCCGTCAAAGCAGGCAACTGGGAAAAAGAAAAATTCATGGGAACGGAACTCCATGGCAAGACTCTCGGGCTTATAGGCATGGGCAGAATCGGAAAAGAAGTAGCCCTGCGCATGAAAGCTTTTGAGATGAAGGTTATTGCTTATGACCCGTTTCTCACGCAGGAATACGCAAAATCAATCGGAGTTGAGCTCTCTACTCTTGAAGAAATCTACGCTAATGCGGATTTTATCAGCCTGCATACGCCTCTAAACGAACAGACGAAGTACCTTATAAACAAAGATTCTTTGGCTAAAATGAAACCCGGGATGAGGATTATCAACTGCGCCCGCGGCGGCATTGTCGATGAAAAAGCTTTGTATGACGCGTTAAAATCAGGACATATAAAAGCTGCGGCTTTGGATGTATTTGAAAAAGAACCCCTGGCGAAGGATTCCCCTTTGCTTGAACTGGAAAATATAATTCTTACTCCGCACCTGGGCGCATCGACCGAAGAGGCGCAGGTTAAAATAGCTACTGAGTCCAGCGATATGATTATTGATTTTTTTACCAAGGGCATAATCCGCAACGCCGTAAATATGCCTTCGGTTGACATGGAAACTTATAAAAAGATCAACCCTTACCTAGACCTGGCGGAGAAAATCGGGTCGCTTCAGTGCCAGATGATTGAAGGCGGGATAAAGGAAGTAGAAATTTTATACGCAGGCGAGGTTGCGAACTTTAATGTGGGCACTATCACGCCGGCATTTTTAAAAGGGTTGCTTTCACCGGTTTTGGATGTGAGAGTGAATTTTGTTAACGCGGCATTCATTGCAAAAGAACGCGGTATAAAAATAAAAGAAACGAAAACTTCGGAAACACAGGATTATTCCTCGTTGATAACTGCAAAAGTAATATCAGAAAAATCCCAGCTGGTAATTTCAGGTACCGTATTTTCACGCCAGTTTCCGCGTATCGTAAGCATGAAAAACCTTGGGATTGACGTAATCCCGCAGGGATGTATGATTATTCTTGATAATATGGACCGGCCTGGAATGGTGGGAAAATTGGGCATGCTTTTAGGCAGCAACGGAATAAATATTGCAAGCATGCAGGTAGGCAGGGATAAAGTCGGCGGCAAAGCGCTGACCATTATTAACATAGACGTATGCGCATCGGAAGAAATCTTGAAGAAGATAGCAGAAATTGACGGAATTGCAAACGTAAAGATGGTAGAATTATAAAAGTTATGAGTTCTGCAATAAAAATTGAAAATCTTACCAAAATATACCGCAAGAGCCACCTGGGCAGAGTTACAGCCTATGTTGGCGTAAAAAACCTCAGCCTGGAAGTCAAAGAAGGAAGCATTTACGGTTTGATAGGCTTGAACGGCAGCGGTAAAACAACCACAATAAAACTTATTTTAGGCCTGTTATTTCCAAACGGAGGCAAAATTTCTCTTTTCGGCAATCCTATGCCCGACAGAAAAAAACTGTCATTGGTAGGGTATCTGCCTGAAATGCCTTACTTTTATAAATTTCTGACGGGAAGAGAAATCCTTAATTTTTACGCTGAATTATCCGGCAGCGTGCCTGCAGCGCGCATTGATGAAGTCATTAAAATTGTGGATATGGTTCCCAACGCAGGTAAAAGAGTCAGCGAATTTTCAAAAGGCATGATGCAAAGGCTGGCTATAGCCCAGAGCCTTTTACATAACCCGCCCTTACTAGTGTTCGACGAACCAGTCAGCGGTTTGGACCCTCTTGCCATCAGGGAAATGAGAACCCTGATACTCAAACTTAAAGAAGAAGGCAAGACATTATTCTTTTCTTCCCATTCCATATCGGAAGTTGAAAAAATTTGCGACACGGTGGGCATCCTGCACAAAGGCGAGTTTATTAAGGTTGTTGAACAGAAAGAATGGCAGGAAAAAAATAACCTTGAAGAAATATTTATAGAGGCCATAAAAGACAAATGAAACAGATATTATCCATCGTCAAATATACGCTCAGGCAAAATATACGAAACAGAGTTTATTACATACTTGTAGTTTTCGCGATAGCGATAATTTTCGTTACAATGCTTCTTTCAGTGCTGGGCGGTGAACAGCCGGTAAGGATTTTGCTTGATTTCGGCCTTGCGTCGATAGAATTCTTCGGATTACTGCTGGTTATTTTTGCCGGAGTAAGCCTGCTACTTGAGGAGATAGAATCAAAAACAGTGTATTTGATGCTCATCAGGCCTATCCCTAAGTGGTATTATGTTATAGGAAGATATTTAGGCTTGCTGGTTTCAGTTTACCTGGCGATGCTGTTCATGTATGCGATGCATTTTGGGATGTTAATGCTTAAGGGCTGGGTTTTTGACCCTCTTTACCTGATAGCAATTTTTTCTTCAATGACGAAAATAGCTATTATCGGAGCTCTCGCGGTTTTCTTTTCGCTCTTTTCAACTTCCCAGTCATCATCGCTTATTTTTACGATTTTTATATGGATATTGGGCCATTTTGCGCAGGAGCTAAAGTTTCTTACGGCGAAAATGCAGTTTACTCCTATAAAAGTTGTGCTTAAAGTTCTTTATCTTGCGATTCCTAATTTGCAATATTTTAACTGGAAAGATTTTATCGGTTCAGGTTTAACGATTTCTTACTGGTTTGGTGTGTCGGTTGTTTACGCTTTTGCTTACTGCGCAGTTTGTTTATTGTTATCCATTCATCTTTTTAACAAAAAAGAATTCTGATGGTAAAAAAAACAGCCCTTCTTATTTTCATCCTTGCCTTAGCAGTTTCTTCCGGCCTGTATTTAGACAAAACTTTCAAGTACCCCTTTGATGTAGTAAATTTTTCACTGCCCCAAAACCAGCCGCCTGTTGACCAATATGCATTATTTGATTTATCCGGTATAGTATTCGGCGTGCGGAAGATGGCTTCAGATATTGCATGGATACAGGTTCTCCAGTATTACGGCGGCGATGAGGAAGAGGCAAAACATAAACATGACGAAGACGATCATGAGCATTGTACGGACGGGGTAACCCATGGCAATGGTGAATATTATGACCTGCAAAAACTTACTCAGAGAGTGGTGCGTTTAGACCCGTATTTCTACTATGCATACATATACGGAGGCGCTTGCCTGGCCTGGAATTTAAACAGGCCGGATGAGGGTATTGCGCTTTTTGATGAAGGAATAAAAAATGCGCCAAACTACTGGCAATTTACTATTTTTAAGATGGCGATAGTTTACAAAAAACTTGATAAGTACCAGGATATGGTAGGAAAACTGGATGAAGCGCTTAAATACCCCGACTGCCCGATAATGGTAAAAGCGATGCTTGCAAATATTTACAAAAAAAATGGAAATTATGTGCGGGCTTTGCAGATTTGGGTTGGTATATACGATTTAGGCCAGACTGACTATAGATTAAGATCTGAGCAGGAAATTACTGCATTAAGAACAATGACCGGCCTGTGAACTAACCGATTTTGAGGTTTTCTTTTTTGCACCTTTGTTTGGCCCAATCCCAGGTATATTCATAAAGATGCATGCCTTTGCTTACAGCAATTATTTCACCGTCTTCCACGCCGATTTCCTCAGCCATATACTGTTTTACCAATTGTAAGCCGCCGAGGTTTGAGGGAAACCCACCCCATAAATCCCACGAGCGGAAATAAATAATGAAGTGAAGTTTGCCGTAACGGATCCGGGTATCAATAAGGCGCATGCAAGGCGGGTCAATCAATTTTATATCGGAAGGCATTCCTATTTCCATCACTGCCTGGTTTGTACCGTGGCCGTGGGTTTTGTACATTTTTATTACTTCTTCAACCTGGTTAACATGCAAAGGCATTTCCCGCAGCATTTCTTTGCCGCTGATATTATCCATAAACCTTATTTTTGCGTCAACCAGCCTTTCGCCATAGGTATAATCTTCAGTCGCTGTTTTTGCCCCGGTTAAAAGATAACTTAAATAATCATTTATATATTCCATGCTTGTAGGGGAAGGAATTCCGCAGCCCTCGGGCATTATCGGAATAATCTGGTGGCCGGGTTCCTTTACCCTGATGGTAACAAAATCAAACTCCAGCCTTCTTTGTCCTTCATAGCTTCCTCTGGTAATTGTGTAAACGTGCCCCTTCTCTAATAGGGCGTTCAGCGCCTGGAACCAGGCATCGTCCAAATCGAAGGTGTCAAGGTGCACGGGTTTTAATAATTCTTTGTGAAGGTTTTTGGATTTCATAATTGGCTCCTGATTAATTTTGAGGCTGAGTTGCTGTTGGGCTATTCTATTAAAAAAATAATAAGTTTTCAACCTGTTAATAACACCTGTTGTTATGATATTAAGATGTTAAAGTATTTAATTTTTTAAAATGTTAAACTTTTTGAAAGTTTCTACACCAATTTTAGAAAAGGAGCTTTCAAAATGGGTGAATAAAAATCATAACAACTATGAAAGATATTCAAAGATACAAAATAATCCAAGATGTAACACAAAAACGAATGACCGGCCTGCAAGCAGCTGAAATCCTTAACCTAACCAACGTTCAAATATGTACAATACAAAGGAAATATGGTATAACAGAAAATGGAAATGAAGATATTAAATATATTTTTACTATTAGTTGCCGTTTCTTTTTGCTGCAATTTATGCAGTGAATATTGTATTGCTGAATACAATGAGTCTCGCTGTGGGGAGTATTCAGATATAGAGAATTGTGAATATATATTATCAGATGAATCTAACATGAAACCGCTATTTTTATATAATAGAGTGCTGATCAAGCAATATCTTCTTTATCAAAATCCATTTCTTTCTAAAATAAAGAAACCTCCCAAAACATCAATTTAACCATTT of the Elusimicrobiota bacterium genome contains:
- the serA gene encoding phosphoglycerate dehydrogenase, with protein sequence MKLLMTYSSSDGLDKLLNHPQFKVEVHSKPTPEKFAELIPAYEGLLIRSEVKVTKEIMDAAKNLKLIVRAGTGVDNIDKAYATQKGIVVMNVPGGNTVSACEQALSLLLATARNTPQAHASVKAGNWEKEKFMGTELHGKTLGLIGMGRIGKEVALRMKAFEMKVIAYDPFLTQEYAKSIGVELSTLEEIYANADFISLHTPLNEQTKYLINKDSLAKMKPGMRIINCARGGIVDEKALYDALKSGHIKAAALDVFEKEPLAKDSPLLELENIILTPHLGASTEEAQVKIATESSDMIIDFFTKGIIRNAVNMPSVDMETYKKINPYLDLAEKIGSLQCQMIEGGIKEVEILYAGEVANFNVGTITPAFLKGLLSPVLDVRVNFVNAAFIAKERGIKIKETKTSETQDYSSLITAKVISEKSQLVISGTVFSRQFPRIVSMKNLGIDVIPQGCMIILDNMDRPGMVGKLGMLLGSNGINIASMQVGRDKVGGKALTIINIDVCASEEILKKIAEIDGIANVKMVEL
- a CDS encoding ABC transporter ATP-binding protein — its product is MSSAIKIENLTKIYRKSHLGRVTAYVGVKNLSLEVKEGSIYGLIGLNGSGKTTTIKLILGLLFPNGGKISLFGNPMPDRKKLSLVGYLPEMPYFYKFLTGREILNFYAELSGSVPAARIDEVIKIVDMVPNAGKRVSEFSKGMMQRLAIAQSLLHNPPLLVFDEPVSGLDPLAIREMRTLILKLKEEGKTLFFSSHSISEVEKICDTVGILHKGEFIKVVEQKEWQEKNNLEEIFIEAIKDK
- a CDS encoding ABC transporter permease subunit, producing the protein MKQILSIVKYTLRQNIRNRVYYILVVFAIAIIFVTMLLSVLGGEQPVRILLDFGLASIEFFGLLLVIFAGVSLLLEEIESKTVYLMLIRPIPKWYYVIGRYLGLLVSVYLAMLFMYAMHFGMLMLKGWVFDPLYLIAIFSSMTKIAIIGALAVFFSLFSTSQSSSLIFTIFIWILGHFAQELKFLTAKMQFTPIKVVLKVLYLAIPNLQYFNWKDFIGSGLTISYWFGVSVVYAFAYCAVCLLLSIHLFNKKEF
- a CDS encoding thymidylate synthase translates to MKSKNLHKELLKPVHLDTFDLDDAWFQALNALLEKGHVYTITRGSYEGQRRLEFDFVTIRVKEPGHQIIPIMPEGCGIPSPTSMEYINDYLSYLLTGAKTATEDYTYGERLVDAKIRFMDNISGKEMLREMPLHVNQVEEVIKMYKTHGHGTNQAVMEIGMPSDIKLIDPPCMRLIDTRIRYGKLHFIIYFRSWDLWGGFPSNLGGLQLVKQYMAEEIGVEDGEIIAVSKGMHLYEYTWDWAKQRCKKENLKIG